Proteins encoded together in one uncultured Sphaerochaeta sp. window:
- a CDS encoding YwbE family protein, whose translation MDGKIRADIHAGLEVLIVLKQDQATGATTKGVVKDILTNSRMHPHGIKVRLESGEVGRVKEILSQT comes from the coding sequence ATGGATGGCAAGATAAGAGCTGATATACACGCTGGACTGGAAGTGCTTATTGTCCTCAAGCAGGACCAAGCAACTGGTGCTACCACTAAAGGTGTGGTCAAGGACATCCTGACCAACTCTCGCATGCATCCGCACGGTATCAAGGTCCGTCTTGAGAGTGGTGAAGTAGGGCGTGTGAAGGAGATTCTATCACAGACATGA
- a CDS encoding glycoside hydrolase family 172 protein gives MLDKLFEIKNVQSRSISAENPQGLPGVGGKKASNLGVGRKGRPQITLPHGESIILADIDGPGMIRHFWFTVGLHTQHQDFVLRNLVLRMYWDEEDSPSVEVPLGDFFCCGFGAASEVNSIPITVAPQGGYNSYWEMPFKKHARITITNEHIDDVKGFFYTINYSLGDEIPENCGYFHAQWRRSNVVKPGQDHIVLDGVKGRGLYVGTYLAFAALGRYWWGEGEFKFFIDSDTTWPTICGTGVEDYFGGAWCYWKMDDNDVTDFSIGNYSTPFLGYHYHSNVANRKIDNYAQEGIPCHGLYRWHLQDPIRFNEALKVTVQDIGHDDHALFERSDDISSVAYWYQEESHEVFPILPPSIERRPR, from the coding sequence ATGTTAGACAAGTTGTTTGAAATCAAGAATGTACAGAGTCGTTCGATCAGTGCAGAGAACCCTCAAGGGTTGCCGGGTGTTGGTGGCAAAAAAGCGAGTAATCTCGGTGTTGGCCGAAAAGGTAGGCCACAAATAACGTTGCCACACGGAGAGTCGATTATTTTAGCTGATATTGATGGACCAGGAATGATCAGACATTTCTGGTTTACTGTAGGTCTTCACACGCAACATCAGGATTTTGTGTTGAGAAATCTGGTATTACGAATGTATTGGGATGAAGAGGATTCTCCATCAGTCGAAGTCCCCCTTGGTGATTTCTTCTGTTGTGGATTTGGTGCTGCCAGCGAGGTCAATTCAATACCAATCACAGTTGCCCCACAAGGTGGATACAATAGTTATTGGGAAATGCCTTTCAAAAAGCATGCGCGAATTACTATAACAAATGAACATATCGATGATGTAAAGGGTTTCTTTTATACCATCAACTATTCATTGGGTGATGAAATCCCTGAAAATTGTGGATATTTCCATGCACAGTGGAGACGATCAAATGTAGTTAAACCAGGTCAGGATCATATAGTATTGGATGGCGTAAAAGGTCGGGGATTGTACGTAGGTACATATCTTGCGTTTGCTGCGTTAGGTCGATATTGGTGGGGAGAGGGTGAATTCAAATTTTTTATCGACAGTGACACAACATGGCCTACAATTTGTGGTACCGGCGTTGAGGACTACTTCGGTGGAGCATGGTGTTATTGGAAGATGGACGACAACGATGTAACTGATTTTTCTATCGGAAACTATTCAACTCCTTTCCTAGGATATCATTATCATAGTAATGTTGCAAACAGGAAGATTGACAACTATGCACAGGAAGGGATTCCCTGCCATGGCCTATACCGCTGGCATTTACAGGATCCAATACGATTCAATGAAGCATTAAAGGTTACAGTCCAAGATATAGGACATGATGACCATGCATTGTTTGAGCGTTCTGACGATATTTCAAGTGTTGCTTACTGGTATCAAGAGGAATCCCATGAAGTATTCCCAATACTGCCACCCAGTATTGAGAGGCGACCTAGGTAA
- a CDS encoding DUF1492 domain-containing protein: MVREINDSIAQLMHLKSEIAQAIRSVNSMECETLLEMRYLTFLSWDHVAAQLNYSQDYIYHLHRKALALGRIPRVQEV; this comes from the coding sequence ATGGTGAGAGAGATCAATGACAGCATCGCCCAGCTGATGCATCTCAAGTCTGAGATCGCCCAAGCTATCCGAAGTGTGAACAGCATGGAGTGTGAGACGCTATTAGAAATGCGCTACCTCACCTTTCTAAGTTGGGACCACGTGGCAGCCCAGTTGAACTACAGCCAGGACTATATCTATCATCTGCATAGGAAAGCATTGGCATTGGGGAGAATACCTAGAGTGCAGGAGGTCTAG
- a CDS encoding transposase has product MRNRRYTLEQKIRFLDTYEKMGSVAGAARAVGILSREVCYSWVRKKDELRAGYKLSLIPHDPLPQVKCDRSKIPLEEKVQCILAIDAGLSIHRVSLEFNKNLSSVQNWYRSKDELLALYYSQQHPSESDTPSLEAAWEVQMDKEQSDKELVKKNKALAKENEYLKDKVAYLENLNKILKERTGPAKKKNISLQSSDASPIQDGEI; this is encoded by the coding sequence ATGAGAAACAGAAGGTATACACTTGAACAGAAAATCAGATTTCTTGACACGTATGAAAAAATGGGATCAGTTGCTGGAGCAGCAAGAGCAGTAGGCATCCTCAGTAGAGAGGTATGCTATTCTTGGGTGAGAAAGAAGGATGAGCTTAGGGCAGGATACAAATTGTCGCTCATACCTCACGATCCCCTTCCACAGGTTAAATGCGATCGTTCGAAGATTCCTCTGGAGGAGAAAGTCCAATGCATCTTGGCAATCGATGCAGGACTCAGCATCCATCGAGTTTCCTTGGAGTTCAACAAAAACCTATCCTCCGTACAGAACTGGTATCGAAGCAAAGATGAGCTTTTGGCACTATACTATTCCCAGCAGCACCCCAGTGAATCGGATACGCCGTCGCTTGAGGCTGCCTGGGAGGTCCAGATGGACAAGGAACAATCCGACAAGGAACTGGTGAAGAAAAACAAGGCATTGGCCAAGGAAAATGAATACCTGAAGGACAAGGTTGCTTACCTTGAGAACCTGAACAAGATCCTCAAGGAACGTACCGGTCCCGCAAAAAAAAAGAATATTTCCTTGCAATCGAGCGATGCCTCACCTATTCAGGACGGAGAAATATAA
- a CDS encoding EamA family transporter — MVFTRTCLGSIVLILSYLLSKQKLQAWKNGTHFLYLLLSGMAMGVVFLSLFEAYAQVGVSIATLAYCGGPVIVTLLSPIVFKERLTVVKVLGFIIVVSGMFLIFGKSLGQGMESQGVSYGILAACMYVLMVISSKKSTSITGSEKAMWQLISSFVTIAIYLGSKQGPSLQISSQDVFPILFLGVVNTGLGCYLYFSSIGNLESQTVALYGYIEPLSALLFSGMLLGEVLLPLQWIGAIFVLAGTIFGEILSQKKIQLNHG; from the coding sequence ATTGTTTTTACAAGAACATGCTTAGGAAGCATCGTCCTCATCTTGTCTTATTTACTTTCAAAACAGAAACTTCAGGCTTGGAAAAATGGAACTCACTTCCTGTATCTCCTATTGTCAGGGATGGCTATGGGAGTGGTCTTCTTAAGTTTGTTTGAGGCATATGCGCAGGTAGGCGTTAGCATCGCAACCCTAGCTTACTGTGGCGGTCCGGTCATCGTCACGTTGCTCTCTCCAATCGTTTTCAAAGAAAGACTTACGGTAGTAAAAGTTCTCGGATTCATCATTGTCGTCTCGGGGATGTTCTTAATCTTCGGGAAATCCCTTGGTCAAGGGATGGAATCACAAGGGGTTTCCTATGGAATTTTGGCAGCATGCATGTACGTCCTGATGGTGATTTCCAGTAAGAAATCCACGAGTATCACAGGTTCGGAGAAGGCAATGTGGCAACTGATTTCAAGCTTCGTTACCATAGCGATCTATCTAGGATCAAAACAGGGCCCCTCTCTCCAAATCTCATCACAGGATGTTTTCCCTATTCTGTTTTTAGGAGTTGTCAACACGGGGCTTGGCTGCTATCTATACTTCTCCTCGATTGGTAATCTAGAGTCTCAGACAGTTGCTCTCTACGGATACATAGAACCCCTATCGGCATTGTTGTTCTCAGGAATGCTACTTGGGGAAGTATTACTTCCTCTTCAATGGATTGGAGCCATTTTTGTTTTGGCTGGGACGATATTCGGTGAAATCTTGAGCCAAAAGAAAATTCAATTGAATCACGGTTGA
- a CDS encoding DUF3375 domain-containing protein — protein sequence MLYHVNQWLKNLIKKTKEIGNMAFDFDALVSKKKNDPSWHLMLADNAPLIISFLDLVFRERNQRQIEEPEMVMHLDDFLYELREGIEENPFPRTAKEYLEEWTAASKGWLRKFYPNDSNIPHYDLTPATEKVMQWIDGLFLYNFIGTESRMNTCFDLLRQIVQGSETDKDTRIAELKERKLEIEKEISQIEAGEIKIMNQRQIRERFLQFRRTAKELLGDFRAVEHHFRELDREIREEIAGWEGEKGDLLIQFFGEHDSITQSEEGQSFQAFWDFIMSPNSQEKLSEQLDKVFKLEELGDLGDDTRLRRIHFDWVDAGEQTQRTVARLSKQLRRYLDDKAFWESRRIIEILDSIEKKAVKVKNTQPSGTWMQISDSQLSLSIPMEQPLFTPSEENQLISTIKESNREEIDTQKLFNLVYVDTQRLQQNIDNALSKETQVRLAVLLEKFPLQQGLSELITYLQIAENNEAAIINEQEKDSTNWIDELGILREAIFPRIIYCRRGKHGTK from the coding sequence ATGTTGTATCATGTAAATCAATGGCTCAAAAATTTAATAAAGAAAACAAAGGAAATAGGAAATATGGCATTTGATTTTGACGCATTAGTCAGTAAGAAAAAAAACGATCCTTCCTGGCATCTTATGCTAGCTGATAATGCGCCTTTGATCATTAGTTTCCTGGATCTTGTTTTTCGAGAAAGGAATCAGCGCCAAATAGAGGAACCAGAAATGGTTATGCACCTTGATGATTTCCTTTATGAACTTCGAGAGGGAATTGAAGAAAACCCATTCCCCCGAACAGCCAAAGAATATTTAGAAGAGTGGACGGCGGCATCAAAAGGCTGGTTGCGTAAATTCTATCCAAACGATAGCAATATTCCCCATTATGATTTAACTCCTGCCACTGAAAAGGTGATGCAATGGATCGATGGGCTTTTTTTATACAACTTCATTGGGACAGAAAGCCGGATGAATACCTGCTTTGATTTACTCCGACAAATTGTACAAGGGTCAGAAACAGACAAAGATACAAGAATTGCAGAATTAAAAGAACGTAAATTGGAAATTGAAAAAGAAATTAGCCAAATTGAAGCTGGAGAAATCAAAATTATGAATCAACGACAGATTCGTGAACGATTCCTTCAATTTCGCCGAACAGCCAAAGAACTACTGGGGGACTTTAGGGCTGTTGAACACCATTTCAGAGAACTCGACAGAGAAATACGAGAAGAAATTGCCGGTTGGGAAGGAGAAAAAGGAGATCTGCTTATTCAATTCTTTGGTGAGCATGATTCCATTACGCAATCGGAAGAAGGTCAAAGTTTCCAAGCCTTCTGGGATTTCATCATGTCTCCCAATAGTCAGGAAAAACTATCAGAACAATTGGATAAAGTATTCAAACTTGAAGAATTGGGAGATCTCGGTGATGATACTCGGCTCAGAAGAATACATTTTGATTGGGTCGATGCAGGAGAACAGACGCAAAGAACGGTTGCCCGTCTATCCAAGCAGTTGAGAAGATACCTTGACGACAAAGCATTCTGGGAAAGCAGAAGGATAATCGAAATCCTTGACAGCATCGAGAAAAAAGCAGTTAAAGTCAAAAACACGCAGCCATCTGGAACATGGATGCAGATTTCCGATTCTCAACTAAGTTTATCAATTCCTATGGAACAGCCACTATTCACTCCTTCTGAAGAGAATCAACTCATTTCCACAATCAAGGAATCCAATAGAGAGGAAATCGATACCCAGAAGCTATTCAACCTAGTGTATGTTGATACACAAAGATTGCAACAAAATATTGACAATGCACTGAGTAAAGAAACACAGGTCAGATTGGCAGTATTGTTGGAGAAATTCCCTTTACAACAAGGACTTTCCGAACTTATCACCTATCTCCAAATAGCCGAAAACAATGAAGCTGCTATCATCAATGAACAAGAAAAGGATAGCACTAACTGGATTGATGAACTGGGAATCTTAAGGGAAGCAATATTTCCTAGAATCATTTATTGCAGAAGGGGCAAGCATGGAACAAAATGA
- a CDS encoding glycoside hydrolase family 172 protein gives MQDSWLYHPTKSTSHAINAENPTGAKGNGGKSIGKLGPSRKGSPCLRDIKHGEVVTLMDVKASGMITHIWMTVDQKTSEAERYVFRDLVLRMYWDDEEYPSVECPLGDFYCLGFGESYLIDSYFITAAPNRGMNSFFPMPFKKRARITLENQHAETIGHFFYQIDYLEDVSHSPDVLYFHAHWRREPITTLKEDYVLLDRVKGKGTYIGSFIGLTSLQRYWWGEGEIKFFIDGDTDYPTICGTGMEDYFGGSWSFAKQEEGRTIEQTYSYQHFGYPFYSNRDTLIHSNYHMDDTLPMRSFYRWHAKDPIFFHKDLKVTLQQIGVGHGGLFERQDDVCSVAYWYQDHPHEPFPILLDASDRWPR, from the coding sequence ATGCAAGATAGTTGGTTGTACCATCCTACCAAATCTACATCACATGCGATTAATGCAGAAAACCCTACTGGGGCAAAAGGAAATGGCGGGAAATCAATTGGTAAGCTTGGTCCTTCTCGGAAAGGAAGTCCATGTCTGAGAGATATCAAGCACGGTGAAGTTGTAACCCTAATGGATGTTAAAGCCAGTGGTATGATTACGCATATCTGGATGACTGTTGATCAAAAGACCTCTGAAGCAGAACGTTATGTTTTCAGAGACCTCGTGCTACGAATGTATTGGGACGATGAAGAGTATCCATCGGTTGAATGTCCTTTAGGAGATTTCTATTGCTTAGGGTTTGGAGAGTCGTATCTTATAGATTCATATTTCATTACAGCCGCTCCTAATCGAGGTATGAATAGTTTCTTTCCAATGCCGTTTAAAAAAAGGGCTCGTATTACGTTAGAAAATCAGCATGCAGAGACTATTGGCCATTTTTTTTATCAAATTGATTATCTAGAAGATGTGTCACATAGTCCGGATGTCTTGTACTTTCATGCACATTGGAGAAGAGAGCCTATTACTACATTGAAAGAAGATTATGTACTTCTTGATAGAGTGAAAGGGAAGGGTACTTATATTGGTTCTTTCATCGGTTTAACATCATTGCAGCGATACTGGTGGGGGGAAGGTGAAATTAAATTTTTTATCGATGGTGATACAGACTATCCCACTATTTGTGGGACTGGAATGGAGGATTACTTTGGCGGATCGTGGAGTTTTGCAAAGCAAGAAGAAGGTAGAACCATAGAACAAACATATAGTTACCAGCATTTTGGTTATCCATTCTATAGTAATCGAGACACATTAATACATAGCAACTATCATATGGATGATACACTTCCGATGAGAAGTTTTTACCGTTGGCATGCAAAGGACCCAATTTTTTTCCACAAGGACTTAAAAGTAACACTCCAGCAGATTGGAGTCGGACATGGCGGTTTGTTTGAGCGTCAGGATGATGTTTGTTCAGTAGCATATTGGTATCAAGACCATCCTCATGAACCATTCCCAATCTTGCTTGATGCAAGTGATCGCTGGCCACGCTAA
- a CDS encoding IS3 family transposase, whose amino-acid sequence MRRLCAVAGVSRCGFYKYQHRDSKKLQEDDVIGQAISKLQEEHHDSIGYRHMVTLLEKDTGKKLGSRRIRRIMKEKELQSAVRRKKYSDEVYIRRRKMKESLPPDLIQRHFYALEPYKRMVEDITYLPCIEQTYYLNAIADLYNGEILAYTISDSVDTKLCTDTVKALMNRIKCIAGAVLHSDGGSTYQSYAYRSLLEALGIRMSLGKTGICYDNAAMESLNGIIKTECLYCRFGKSNVKNRRIPKRDIIPAVEAFIEFYNTERPKERLGFLSPVEFRLRNPKGTYPMVVEQEKGLTEQENGKTI is encoded by the coding sequence ATAAGGAGGCTCTGCGCCGTTGCCGGAGTATCCAGATGCGGGTTCTACAAATACCAGCATCGTGATTCAAAGAAACTGCAGGAGGACGATGTGATTGGCCAGGCTATCTCGAAGCTGCAGGAAGAGCATCACGACAGTATTGGTTACCGGCATATGGTTACGCTTCTAGAGAAGGACACAGGAAAGAAACTGGGTTCCCGGCGTATCCGCAGGATCATGAAAGAAAAGGAACTGCAGTCCGCTGTACGGAGAAAGAAATACTCCGATGAGGTCTACATCAGGAGAAGGAAGATGAAGGAATCACTTCCTCCTGATCTCATCCAGAGGCATTTCTACGCACTTGAGCCATACAAGCGGATGGTGGAGGATATTACCTATCTTCCCTGCATTGAGCAGACCTATTATCTCAATGCGATTGCAGATCTGTACAACGGGGAAATCCTGGCATACACCATTTCTGATTCAGTGGATACCAAGTTGTGCACAGATACGGTAAAGGCCCTCATGAACCGGATCAAGTGTATTGCAGGTGCAGTTCTCCATAGTGATGGAGGTTCAACCTACCAGTCTTATGCCTACAGATCATTGCTGGAAGCACTCGGGATCCGGATGAGCCTGGGCAAGACAGGAATCTGCTACGATAACGCGGCGATGGAGTCCCTCAATGGGATCATCAAGACTGAATGCCTCTACTGCAGGTTCGGCAAGAGCAATGTAAAGAACCGAAGGATACCCAAGCGAGATATCATCCCGGCAGTGGAAGCCTTCATTGAGTTCTACAATACAGAACGACCAAAGGAACGGCTAGGATTTCTTTCTCCCGTTGAGTTCAGGCTCAGGAATCCGAAAGGGACCTACCCGATGGTTGTGGAACAGGAGAAAGGCTTGACAGAACAGGAAAACGGCAAGACGATATAG
- a CDS encoding ATP-binding protein, which yields MNEMLRLIIAEQQKHLRSQFPVIPRDIQILAVPRKATVIIGIRRSGKSTWQHEKMESLLDDGVDAENICYIDFSDDRLDFLRLEGSDPTVIADTYYGMYPQKHEQRVYFFFDELQYVNRWAQFVNRLQTTQLCEVYITGSSAKLLSKEIATELGGRTFTWEMFPFSFKEFLRATGKPQAITDIASRDAIIGAFDEYVEKGGMPERLVLPKSSMAPIYFQNLVDDVISRDILLRYNIQHPVQLKRLVHLLMSSYSRLFTVNKLKQRLAGERNRLSPELISDYIEKLVDCYLIFTVPIRSYNTAIQSVNPRKVYCVDHALVQAYCRATSENSGLVLENMVFMALRRVSEHIYYYKTSQGDEIDFAVGPDSDIRLIQVSWSLGKDERTRERELSPLLVGMKELGLQESWIITAYEEEDFTDGKTGRTIHIVPAYVWLLQA from the coding sequence ATGAACGAGATGTTACGCCTTATCATCGCCGAGCAACAGAAACACCTGAGAAGCCAATTCCCCGTCATTCCCAGGGACATTCAGATACTTGCGGTTCCGCGGAAGGCGACCGTGATCATAGGAATCAGACGCAGCGGAAAATCGACCTGGCAGCATGAGAAGATGGAGTCCCTTCTTGACGATGGAGTTGATGCAGAAAACATCTGTTACATTGACTTCTCTGATGATCGTCTTGATTTTCTCAGGCTTGAAGGATCGGATCCTACGGTGATTGCGGATACCTATTACGGGATGTATCCTCAGAAACACGAACAGCGGGTCTATTTCTTCTTCGATGAATTGCAGTATGTGAACCGGTGGGCACAGTTCGTCAATAGATTACAGACGACACAGCTGTGCGAGGTGTATATCACCGGTTCCTCAGCCAAACTGCTTTCAAAGGAGATCGCGACGGAGCTGGGGGGAAGGACCTTCACGTGGGAGATGTTTCCGTTCTCATTCAAGGAATTCTTACGGGCCACCGGGAAGCCCCAGGCGATCACGGATATTGCGAGCCGGGATGCCATCATTGGTGCCTTTGATGAGTACGTTGAAAAGGGAGGCATGCCCGAGCGGTTGGTTCTTCCGAAAAGCTCAATGGCACCAATCTATTTCCAGAATCTGGTGGACGACGTGATCAGCCGGGACATCCTGCTCAGATACAATATCCAGCATCCTGTCCAGTTGAAACGGCTCGTGCATCTGTTGATGAGCAGTTATTCCCGGCTCTTCACGGTCAACAAGCTGAAACAACGGCTTGCGGGTGAACGGAACAGGCTTTCGCCCGAGCTCATCAGCGATTATATCGAAAAGCTTGTGGACTGCTACTTGATCTTCACGGTTCCGATCCGCTCGTACAACACCGCTATCCAGTCTGTCAATCCGAGGAAAGTGTACTGTGTCGACCATGCGTTGGTCCAAGCCTATTGTCGTGCCACTTCGGAGAATAGCGGGCTGGTGTTGGAGAACATGGTGTTCATGGCGCTCAGGCGGGTCTCTGAGCATATCTACTACTACAAGACGTCCCAAGGTGATGAGATCGATTTTGCCGTTGGTCCCGATTCGGACATTCGGCTCATACAGGTCAGTTGGAGCCTGGGCAAAGATGAGCGGACGAGGGAGCGGGAACTTTCACCGCTTCTTGTTGGGATGAAGGAACTTGGGTTGCAAGAGTCGTGGATTATCACCGCATACGAGGAAGAAGATTTCACTGACGGGAAGACGGGAAGGACCATCCACATCGTTCCCGCCTATGTGTGGTTGCTGCAGGCATAA
- a CDS encoding VF530 family protein: protein MTNSTTQVNNPLHGITLENLLIRLVDYYGWKGLYDMVQLQCFYNDPSIKSSLKFLRKNLWARTKLEDIYLDLEYYLNEDSRY from the coding sequence ATGACCAATTCAACTACACAAGTGAATAACCCCCTGCATGGCATAACACTGGAGAATCTGCTTATCCGTTTGGTCGATTATTACGGCTGGAAAGGACTGTACGACATGGTGCAACTACAATGCTTCTATAACGACCCCAGCATAAAATCCAGCTTGAAGTTCCTACGCAAGAACCTTTGGGCACGTACAAAGCTTGAGGATATCTACCTGGACCTTGAATACTATCTGAACGAGGATTCGCGGTACTAG
- a CDS encoding amidohydrolase family protein — MVHYESDYAITHALAYTDGALLPDATIVVEQGIITYVGKHDQKRVQHLEQIDAKGNLVGPGLVDMHIHGCGGFDSTRGNVQENLEGMALFLAGKGITSFQLAVVMDLDLLGQIKKAMEDSAFLSSYLLGVYVEGPFIAPEKRGGILPSGIRAFDREYLERILSIKYGKRPLVTSMTIAPELQGSEELTSILEQNNIVVAYGHSDCPLDALKPRDKNHLTHIFNAMSGIDHKRPGLAAIPFVREYSHATYELVCDEVHVHPSVLDLTINSLGTQRLCLISDAMSLAGMGAGEGIYLGKHIYSNGKACYYSDNDILIGSAMLISESAKNLVHKNLLDKRSFFQVVSENPLRVLSQTDRGKIKPGYKADLVMLSSDMETQEVFKAAEEKVSL; from the coding sequence ATGGTTCATTATGAAAGTGATTATGCAATAACCCATGCCTTAGCATATACGGATGGAGCCCTGCTACCTGATGCCACCATAGTGGTGGAGCAGGGGATCATTACATATGTTGGCAAGCATGATCAAAAGAGGGTTCAGCATCTCGAGCAGATTGATGCCAAGGGCAATCTTGTAGGTCCAGGTCTGGTCGATATGCACATCCATGGCTGTGGTGGCTTTGATTCAACCAGAGGCAATGTACAGGAAAACCTTGAGGGCATGGCCCTGTTTCTTGCAGGGAAGGGAATCACGAGTTTCCAACTTGCAGTTGTCATGGATTTGGATCTCTTGGGTCAGATCAAAAAAGCAATGGAGGACAGTGCTTTCCTCTCATCCTATCTGCTTGGGGTCTATGTCGAAGGCCCCTTTATCGCACCTGAAAAAAGGGGTGGCATTCTCCCTTCAGGTATCAGGGCCTTTGATAGGGAATATCTGGAGAGGATTCTTTCTATCAAGTATGGAAAGAGACCACTTGTCACCTCCATGACCATTGCTCCTGAACTGCAAGGTAGTGAAGAGCTCACGAGTATCTTGGAACAGAACAACATTGTTGTGGCTTATGGTCATAGTGATTGTCCCCTGGATGCCTTGAAACCTAGGGATAAGAATCATCTTACGCATATCTTCAATGCGATGAGCGGTATAGATCACAAACGTCCAGGCTTGGCAGCCATACCGTTTGTCCGTGAATACAGCCATGCAACGTATGAACTTGTTTGTGACGAAGTGCATGTGCATCCATCAGTGCTTGACTTGACGATCAATTCACTTGGCACACAAAGGCTTTGCTTGATTTCTGATGCTATGAGTTTGGCGGGTATGGGTGCCGGTGAAGGCATCTATTTGGGCAAGCATATCTATTCGAATGGAAAAGCCTGTTATTACAGTGATAATGACATACTGATAGGCTCTGCTATGCTGATCAGCGAATCAGCAAAGAACCTTGTTCACAAAAACTTACTGGACAAGCGATCCTTCTTTCAGGTAGTTTCCGAGAACCCCTTACGGGTGCTTTCGCAAACAGATCGAGGCAAGATTAAACCCGGATACAAGGCTGACTTGGTAATGCTCTCTTCTGACATGGAGACTCAAGAGGTATTCAAGGCAGCCGAGGAGAAAGTGTCTTTATAG
- a CDS encoding LysR family transcriptional regulator codes for MGWPDLQIDWLKCFVAVVDAGSLSSAAPELYRSQSAISMQMKKLETALGCQLLLRGPRQHQLTPAGQKLLGYARRMLNLHEETISASHGETITGLVRLGVPDDYAATYLTPVLKRFAHQYSSVEIELHCEQSTSLIPRIEQGDLDLGLVSREHPRQGTFVFYEPMVWVGSPQFQVWRNEPLPIAVYEDISLAKRSAIHSLALQGRRYKVVYNSSSLAGQIAAVASGLAVAVLTKCSVPDNLEILGESHDLGPLEPMEVSVYRSPASMGEKAVTSLNDLLIKTLRHSF; via the coding sequence ATGGGTTGGCCTGACTTGCAAATCGATTGGCTGAAATGTTTCGTTGCAGTAGTGGATGCGGGTTCTTTATCGAGTGCCGCACCTGAGTTGTACCGTTCACAATCAGCCATCAGCATGCAGATGAAAAAACTTGAAACTGCGCTAGGATGTCAACTTCTTCTCAGGGGACCCCGACAACACCAGCTTACACCTGCCGGTCAAAAACTGTTGGGATATGCGAGACGTATGCTCAATCTTCACGAGGAAACCATTTCAGCATCCCATGGGGAGACAATAACCGGACTGGTCCGTCTCGGTGTACCGGATGACTATGCAGCGACATACCTTACTCCTGTGCTCAAGCGTTTTGCCCACCAATACAGTTCAGTGGAAATTGAACTCCATTGTGAGCAGTCGACATCCTTAATACCTCGCATCGAGCAGGGTGATCTTGACCTGGGATTGGTTTCCCGAGAACATCCCCGGCAAGGCACGTTCGTATTTTATGAACCGATGGTTTGGGTAGGATCTCCACAATTTCAGGTCTGGCGAAACGAACCGCTCCCGATTGCCGTATACGAAGATATAAGCCTTGCAAAACGCAGTGCCATACATTCCCTGGCTTTACAAGGTCGCCGATACAAGGTTGTCTATAATAGTTCCAGCCTCGCCGGACAAATTGCCGCAGTAGCGAGCGGATTGGCTGTTGCAGTGTTAACTAAGTGTAGTGTACCCGATAATCTAGAAATATTGGGAGAATCACATGACCTTGGACCTCTGGAACCTATGGAGGTATCGGTATATCGGAGTCCTGCTTCAATGGGCGAGAAGGCGGTAACCAGTCTTAACGATCTCTTGATCAAGACCCTCCGACACTCATTCTAA